A stretch of the Lonchura striata isolate bLonStr1 chromosome 15, bLonStr1.mat, whole genome shotgun sequence genome encodes the following:
- the GM2A gene encoding ganglioside GM2 activator, whose protein sequence is MLCAGLALALCALQLVPAALAGPQPQLLVERSGARRLSKVGGFAWENCGDKRDPVVVQSLSVAPDPISIPGSLRVSAAVKSGKTMSSPLKAALVVEKALGDLWIQLPCIDQLGSCTYNDVCSILDELIPPGTPCPEPLLTYGIPCHCPFKAGSYSLPASDFDVPDVELPSWMTNGNYRVRVVVSNGGEELSCVKLAFSLHSH, encoded by the exons ATGCTGTGCGCGGGGCTGGCGCTGGCGCTGTGCGCGCTGCAGCTCGTCCCGGCCGCGCTGGCCGGGCCGCAGCCGCAGCTGCTGGTGGAGCgcagcggggcccggcggcTCAGCAAG GTTGGTGGCTTTGCCTGGGAGAACTGTGGTGACAAGAGGGACCCCGTGGTGGTGCAGAGCCTCTCTGTGGCACCCGACCCCATCAGCATCCCGGGGAGCCTGCGTGTCAGCGCAGCTGTCAAGAGTGGCAAGACCATGAGTTCCCCTCTGAAG GCAGCGCTGGTGGTAGAGAAGGCACTGGGTGACCTCTGGATCCAGCTGCCCTGCATCGACCAGCTGGGCAGCTGCACCTACAACGACGTCTGCAGCATCCTCGATGAGCTGATCCCACCCGGCACGCCCTGCCCGGAGCCCCTGCTGACCTATGGCATCCCCTGCCACTGCCCCTTCAAAGCG GGCTCCTACTCCCTGCCAGCCAGCGATTTTGACGTGCCCGATGTGGAACTCCCTTCCTGGATGACCAACGGCAACTACCGTGTCCGGGTGGTGGTCAGCAACGGCGGGGAGGAGCTCAGCTGTGTCAAACTGGCCTTCTCCCTGCACTCCCACTGA